Proteins from a single region of Oryza brachyantha chromosome 6, ObraRS2, whole genome shotgun sequence:
- the LOC107304386 gene encoding uncharacterized protein LOC107304386 has product MEQFHDGRHVWLRNSAFGLYLHSDEDGKGVLLHRDRACFHAAWAVHIHRLDGGDVLMLHNAANGRYLAATAWWAAANVVNLRDLNELPSLTVGWIAIRAGGGDDVLLRHSSGRFLRANVSRNPFSYGVNVCVYSFDSPSLMRHWEVTAIPPRDSIPRLPRPSSSRPCINLRRISFVRLSYDDHAWRKIWFIGNSVFCLWNQLAERMGNELDPNSIICVRAGNFGRLTPLVTDLPRNNLKMDVIFLVPDAIGVLGLTCPNVDAT; this is encoded by the exons ATGGAGCAGTTCCACGACGGGCGCCACGTGTGGCTGCGGAACAGCGCGTTCGGCCTGTACCTCCACTCCGACGAGGACGGGAAAGGTGTCCTCCTGCACCGGGACCGCGCGTGCTTCCACGCGGCGTGGGCGGTGCACATACaccgcctcgacggcggcgacgtcctcATGCTCCACAACGCCGCAAATGGGCGGTACCTCGCGGCCACGGCctggtgggcggcggcgaacgtcGTCAACCTGCGCGACCTCAACGAACTGCCGTCGCTCACCGTCGGCTGGATCGCCATCAGGGCCGGAGGCGGGGACGACGTCCTGCTGCGTCACAGCAGCGGGCGCTTCCTTCGAGCTAACGTCAGCAGGAATCCCTTCAGCTATGGCGTCAACGTCTGCGTCTACTCGTTCGACAGCCCCAGCTTGATGAGGCACTGGGAGGTTACCGCCATTCCCCCGAGAGATTCCATACCTCGCCTTCCACGTCCTTCTTCG TCCAGACCTTGCATCAATCTGCGTCGCATCTCGTTCGTGCGACTATCTTATGATGATCATGCCTGGAGAAAGATCTGGTTCATTGGGAATTCTGTTTTCTGTTTATGGAACCAGCTGGCGGAACGTATGGGAAACGAACTGGACCCCAACTCCAttatttgtgttcgagcgggCAACTTTGGACGGCTAACTCCTCTGGTGACCGATCTGCCTCGCAACAATCTGAAAATGGATGTCATCTTTCTCGTACCTGATGCAATAG